From the genome of Streptomyces sp. NBC_01260, one region includes:
- a CDS encoding discoidin domain-containing protein: protein MYAPPVFHRPVPSTGRRRTGVLTAVAGLVISLLAFVPSAPASAAPSLLSQGKTVTASSQENYGTPATSAVDGDNGTRWSSAAADPQWIEVDLGSAASVSQIALRWEAAYAKSYKVEFSTDNSTWSTAYSTTTGPGGNETLNVSGTARYVRLTGTARATQYGYSLWEFQVFGTTGGGGGPQIPGGGDLGPNVLVFDPSTPNIQAKVDEIFKQQESAQFGTGRYALMFKPGTYNNLNAQIGFYTSIAGLGLKPDDTTFNGDVTVDAGWFNGNATQNFWRSAENLALNPVSGTDRWAVSQAAPFRRMHVKGGLNLAPNGYGWASGGYIADSKIDGQVGPYSQQQWYTRDSSVGSWGNGVWNMTFSGVEGAPAQSFPNPPYTTLGNTPVSREKPFLYLDGNSYKVFVPAKRTNARGVSWNGTPQGESIPLSQFYVVKPGASAATINAAVQQGLHLLFTPGIYHVNQTINIDRANTVVLGLGLATIIPDNGVTAIKVADVDGVKLAGLLVDAGPANSQVLVQVGPDGASADHAANPTTVQDVFIRVGGAGAGKATTGMVINNDDTIVDHTWLWRADHGEGIGWETNRADYGLQVNGDDVLATGLFVEHFNKYDVRWSGERGKTIFFQNEKAYDAPNQAAVQNGSTKGFAAYKVDDSVTTHEGWGLGSYCYFNVDPTIRQDHGFEAPVKPGVKFHDLLVVSLGGQGQYEHVINNTGSPTSGTSTVPSNVVSFP from the coding sequence CCGGCGTACTGACCGCCGTCGCCGGTCTCGTCATCTCACTCCTGGCCTTCGTCCCGTCGGCCCCGGCGAGCGCCGCACCCTCGCTGCTCTCCCAGGGCAAGACGGTGACCGCCTCCAGCCAGGAGAACTACGGCACCCCCGCCACCTCCGCCGTGGACGGCGACAACGGCACCCGCTGGTCGAGCGCCGCCGCCGACCCCCAGTGGATCGAGGTCGACCTGGGCTCCGCCGCCTCGGTCAGCCAGATCGCACTGAGGTGGGAGGCCGCCTACGCCAAGAGCTACAAGGTCGAGTTCTCCACGGACAACAGCACCTGGAGCACCGCCTACTCGACCACCACGGGTCCCGGCGGAAACGAGACCCTGAACGTCTCCGGCACCGCCCGCTACGTCCGGCTGACCGGCACCGCGCGGGCCACCCAGTACGGCTACTCGCTCTGGGAGTTCCAGGTCTTCGGCACCACCGGCGGCGGAGGCGGCCCGCAGATTCCCGGCGGCGGCGACCTCGGCCCCAACGTCCTGGTCTTCGACCCCTCGACGCCCAACATCCAGGCCAAGGTCGACGAGATCTTCAAGCAGCAGGAGTCGGCGCAGTTCGGCACCGGCCGCTACGCGCTGATGTTCAAGCCGGGCACGTACAACAACCTCAACGCGCAGATCGGGTTCTACACCTCGATCGCCGGTCTCGGTCTCAAGCCCGACGACACCACGTTCAACGGTGACGTGACCGTCGACGCGGGCTGGTTCAACGGGAACGCCACGCAGAACTTCTGGCGCTCCGCGGAGAACCTGGCACTCAACCCGGTCAGCGGCACCGACCGCTGGGCCGTCTCGCAGGCCGCCCCGTTCCGCCGGATGCACGTCAAGGGCGGGCTCAACCTCGCGCCGAACGGCTACGGCTGGGCCAGCGGAGGGTACATCGCCGACAGCAAGATCGACGGTCAGGTCGGCCCGTATTCGCAGCAACAGTGGTACACCCGCGACAGCTCGGTCGGCAGCTGGGGCAACGGCGTCTGGAACATGACGTTCTCCGGCGTCGAGGGCGCCCCCGCCCAGAGCTTCCCCAACCCCCCGTACACCACACTCGGCAACACCCCGGTCTCCCGCGAGAAGCCGTTCCTCTACCTGGACGGCAACAGTTACAAGGTGTTCGTCCCCGCCAAGCGCACCAACGCACGCGGCGTCTCGTGGAACGGCACGCCGCAGGGCGAGTCCATCCCGCTGAGCCAGTTCTACGTGGTCAAGCCCGGAGCCTCGGCCGCCACCATCAACGCGGCCGTGCAGCAGGGCCTGCACCTGCTGTTCACGCCGGGCATCTACCACGTGAACCAGACGATCAACATCGACCGCGCCAACACGGTCGTACTGGGCCTGGGTCTGGCCACGATCATCCCGGACAACGGGGTCACGGCCATCAAGGTCGCTGACGTGGACGGGGTGAAACTCGCCGGCCTGCTCGTCGACGCCGGTCCGGCCAACTCCCAGGTACTGGTCCAGGTCGGCCCCGACGGCGCCTCGGCCGACCACGCGGCCAACCCGACCACCGTCCAGGACGTGTTCATCCGGGTCGGCGGCGCGGGAGCGGGCAAGGCCACCACCGGCATGGTGATCAACAACGACGACACGATCGTCGACCACACCTGGCTGTGGCGCGCGGACCACGGCGAGGGCATCGGCTGGGAGACCAACCGGGCCGACTACGGCCTCCAGGTCAACGGCGACGACGTCCTGGCGACCGGCCTGTTCGTCGAACACTTCAACAAGTACGACGTGCGCTGGTCCGGCGAGAGGGGCAAGACGATCTTCTTCCAGAACGAGAAGGCGTACGACGCCCCCAACCAGGCCGCCGTCCAGAACGGCAGCACCAAGGGGTTCGCGGCCTACAAGGTCGACGACTCCGTGACCACCCACGAGGGCTGGGGGCTGGGCAGCTACTGCTACTTCAACGTGGACCCGACGATCCGCCAGGACCACGGCTTCGAGGCACCGGTGAAGCCCGGAGTGAAGTTCCACGACCTGCTCGTCGTCTCCCTCGGCGGCCAGGGCCAGTACGAACACGTCATCAACAACACCGGATCACCCACATCCGGGACCTCCACCGTCCCGTCGAACGTGGTGTCCTTCCCGTGA
- a CDS encoding SpoIIE family protein phosphatase/ATP-binding protein, with the protein MTLGIVVLIVSSAVLALVLQGRRDSTHEAEARSLSVAEAFAHAPGTAVALDSRNPTAVLQPLTEAIRERTGVGSIVVAGTNGIRYTHPDPALIGKHIIGPYKEALAGHSFTRTSTTSRGPAVVSAVPVTRPNGSVAGLVSVGITVETVNAVAEPSVPFAIVTAVAAVALTTGAAALVSRRLGRQTRGLGPAEMTRMYEHHDAVLHAVREGVLIISGDHRLLLANDEARRLLGLPADAEGRAVTDLGLEPRTAELLASGRVATDEVRPAGNRLLAINLRPTGERGGPPGVVATLRDTTELQVVTGRAETVRGRLTLLYRAGARIGTTLDVTTTARELAEVAAPGFADCVTVDLADSVLRGEEPEPPSGEVMNMRRTAVCCADTDHPLYPLGRVIGFVPTGPEVIGTSGGHTWMVPDLTASSQWRQPDPEQAARILEYGFHSLLSVPLHARGVILGMANFWRAQNEEPFTAEDLSFAEELVARAAVSVDNARRYTREHEMAVTLQRSLLPRGVPEQNALDVAFRYLPAQAGVGGDWFDVIPLSGARVALVVGDVVGHGLHAAATMGRLRTTVHNFSTLDLPPDELLGHLDELVARIDQDEQADGGVAVTGATCLYAIYDAVTGRCSIARAGHPGPALVLPDGTVEFPEIPAGLPLGIGGMPFETVELEVPEGSRLVLYTDGLTERRDRDVDDSLEQLRRALANRDRTPEETCDDVLETMLPTRPGDDVALLVARTRTLDPARRVQWEVAPDASAVSGVRKEATQWLADQGLDEEGFVTELILSELVTNAIRYGSEPITVRLLYDRALICEVSDCSSTSPHLRYAETTDEGGRGLFLVAQFAERWGTRYTARGKVIWSEQTLDEPEPPPE; encoded by the coding sequence ATGACGCTGGGGATCGTGGTGCTGATCGTGTCGAGCGCGGTCCTCGCACTGGTGCTCCAGGGGAGACGCGACAGCACGCACGAGGCCGAGGCCCGTTCGCTGAGCGTGGCGGAGGCCTTCGCCCACGCACCCGGCACCGCGGTGGCGCTGGACAGCAGGAACCCCACGGCCGTACTGCAGCCGCTCACGGAGGCCATCCGGGAGCGAACCGGAGTGGGGTCCATCGTGGTGGCCGGGACCAACGGGATCCGCTACACCCACCCCGACCCCGCACTGATCGGCAAGCACATAATCGGCCCGTACAAGGAGGCCCTGGCCGGTCACAGCTTCACCCGGACCTCCACCACGAGCCGCGGCCCAGCGGTCGTCTCGGCGGTTCCCGTCACGCGGCCCAACGGCTCGGTCGCCGGACTGGTGTCCGTGGGCATCACTGTCGAGACCGTGAACGCCGTGGCCGAACCGAGCGTCCCGTTCGCCATCGTTACCGCGGTGGCCGCGGTGGCCCTCACGACGGGTGCCGCGGCACTGGTGAGCCGTCGCCTGGGCCGCCAGACCCGCGGCCTCGGCCCGGCCGAGATGACACGGATGTACGAGCACCACGACGCGGTGCTGCACGCGGTCCGCGAAGGGGTCCTCATCATCAGTGGCGACCACCGGCTGCTGCTGGCCAACGACGAGGCCCGAAGGCTCCTCGGACTGCCCGCCGACGCCGAAGGCCGCGCGGTGACGGACCTGGGACTGGAGCCCCGGACGGCCGAACTGCTGGCCTCCGGCCGGGTCGCCACGGACGAGGTGCGGCCGGCGGGCAACCGGCTGCTGGCCATCAACCTCCGCCCCACGGGTGAGCGCGGCGGACCACCCGGCGTCGTCGCGACCCTGCGGGACACCACGGAGCTGCAGGTCGTCACCGGCCGGGCGGAGACCGTACGGGGGCGCCTGACGCTCCTCTACCGGGCAGGTGCGCGGATCGGCACCACGCTCGATGTCACGACGACGGCGCGTGAGCTCGCGGAGGTCGCCGCACCGGGATTCGCCGACTGCGTGACGGTGGATCTCGCCGACTCCGTACTGCGCGGGGAGGAACCGGAGCCACCTTCCGGCGAGGTCATGAACATGCGCCGCACAGCCGTCTGCTGCGCCGACACCGATCACCCCCTGTACCCGCTCGGCCGCGTCATCGGATTCGTGCCCACCGGCCCCGAGGTCATCGGCACCAGCGGCGGTCACACCTGGATGGTGCCGGACCTGACCGCGTCCTCGCAGTGGCGGCAGCCCGACCCCGAGCAGGCCGCGAGAATCCTGGAGTACGGATTCCACTCGCTGCTCTCCGTACCGCTGCACGCGCGTGGTGTCATCCTCGGCATGGCCAACTTCTGGCGCGCGCAGAACGAGGAACCCTTCACCGCCGAGGACCTGTCGTTCGCCGAGGAGCTGGTGGCCCGGGCGGCCGTCAGCGTCGACAACGCCCGGCGCTACACGCGCGAGCACGAGATGGCGGTGACCCTGCAACGCAGCCTTCTCCCGCGCGGTGTTCCCGAGCAGAACGCCCTGGACGTCGCCTTCCGCTACCTGCCGGCGCAGGCCGGGGTGGGCGGGGACTGGTTCGATGTGATCCCGCTGTCCGGCGCGCGGGTCGCCCTGGTCGTCGGCGATGTGGTCGGGCACGGTCTGCACGCCGCGGCGACCATGGGCCGGCTGCGCACCACGGTGCACAACTTCTCCACGCTGGACCTGCCGCCCGACGAGCTCCTCGGCCACCTCGACGAGCTCGTCGCCCGGATCGACCAGGACGAGCAGGCCGACGGCGGCGTCGCGGTCACCGGGGCCACCTGTCTGTACGCGATCTACGACGCGGTCACCGGGCGCTGCTCGATCGCCCGGGCCGGCCACCCCGGGCCCGCCCTGGTACTGCCCGACGGCACCGTCGAGTTTCCCGAGATTCCGGCCGGCCTGCCACTGGGGATCGGCGGAATGCCCTTCGAGACGGTCGAACTGGAGGTGCCCGAGGGAAGTCGTCTGGTCCTGTACACGGATGGTCTGACCGAGCGCCGCGACCGCGACGTCGATGACAGTCTGGAGCAGCTGCGCCGGGCTCTGGCCAACCGCGACCGGACCCCCGAGGAGACCTGCGACGACGTGCTGGAGACCATGCTGCCCACCCGTCCGGGCGACGACGTCGCTCTGCTGGTGGCCCGCACCCGCACCCTGGACCCGGCCCGGCGCGTGCAGTGGGAGGTGGCCCCCGATGCCTCGGCCGTCTCGGGCGTCCGCAAGGAGGCCACCCAGTGGCTCGCCGACCAGGGGCTCGACGAGGAGGGGTTCGTCACCGAGCTGATCCTCAGCGAGCTGGTCACCAACGCCATCCGCTACGGCTCCGAGCCGATCACCGTGCGGTTGCTGTACGACCGGGCCCTGATCTGCGAGGTGTCGGACTGCAGCAGCACCTCGCCGCATCTGCGCTACGCCGAGACGACCGACGAGGGCGGGCGGGGGCTGTTCCTCGTCGCCCAGTTCGCCGAGCGCTGGGGGACCCGCTACACCGCGCGCGGCAAGGTGATCTGGTCCGAACAGACACTTGACGAGCCGGAGCCACCACCTGAATAG
- a CDS encoding GMC oxidoreductase: MARTGFILGAAALSGHATAAQAASRTTATVIGSGEHVPVLVIGTGYGGSVAALRLARAGVHVHMVEMGMSWDTPGSDGKIFANTTSPDARSYWLRTKTKQPLSNFFGFPIDRSIPRYTGILDAEDFSGITVYQGRGVGGGSLVNGGMAVTPRRENFGAVLPTVNADEMYSTYYPRANAGLGVGTVDPAWFDSADCYQYARVGRKQAQRSGFPFVFVPDVYDWDYMEKEAAGTVPKSALAGEILYGNNYGKKSLQKTYLAQAAATGNVTISPLHKVTSVAPASAGGYTVVIDQLRTDGSTEATKTVTADKVFFAAGSVGTSKLLTEFKATGRLPGLNDEIGKGWGDNGNVMCGRANHLWDPTGAVQSSIPCGGIDNWAAGGAFAEVAPLPTGIETFASFYLSITKNPNRAQFSWNAATGKVDLNWQASWKQPSIDMAKTIFDKINAKEGTIYRTDLFGVYKIWGDHLTYHPLGGAVLDRATDNYGRLHGYSGLYVIDGSLIPGNTSVNPFVTITALAERNIEKIIAADL; this comes from the coding sequence ATGGCTAGAACAGGTTTCATCCTGGGGGCTGCGGCCCTCTCCGGTCACGCCACCGCCGCCCAGGCGGCGAGCCGCACCACAGCCACGGTGATCGGCAGCGGGGAGCACGTCCCGGTCCTGGTGATCGGCACCGGGTACGGCGGTTCCGTGGCCGCCCTACGACTCGCCCGCGCGGGCGTCCACGTCCACATGGTCGAGATGGGCATGTCCTGGGACACCCCCGGGTCGGACGGCAAGATCTTCGCCAACACGACGAGCCCCGACGCCCGCTCGTACTGGCTCCGCACCAAGACCAAGCAGCCCCTCAGCAACTTCTTCGGCTTCCCCATCGACAGGTCGATCCCCCGCTACACCGGAATCCTGGACGCCGAGGACTTCAGCGGCATCACGGTCTACCAGGGGCGAGGCGTCGGCGGCGGCTCACTGGTCAACGGCGGCATGGCGGTCACCCCCAGGCGGGAGAACTTCGGCGCCGTCCTCCCCACGGTCAACGCCGACGAGATGTACTCCACCTACTACCCACGCGCCAACGCGGGCCTGGGCGTCGGCACCGTCGACCCGGCGTGGTTCGACAGCGCCGACTGCTACCAGTACGCGAGGGTCGGCCGCAAGCAGGCCCAGCGCTCCGGCTTCCCGTTCGTCTTCGTGCCCGACGTGTACGACTGGGACTACATGGAGAAGGAGGCGGCCGGCACCGTACCCAAGTCGGCACTGGCCGGCGAGATCCTCTACGGGAACAACTACGGCAAGAAGTCGCTGCAGAAGACCTATCTCGCCCAGGCCGCGGCGACCGGCAACGTCACCATCTCGCCTCTGCACAAGGTGACTTCGGTGGCCCCGGCGTCGGCCGGGGGCTACACGGTCGTCATCGACCAGCTCCGCACCGACGGGAGCACCGAGGCCACCAAGACGGTGACCGCGGACAAGGTGTTCTTCGCGGCCGGCAGCGTCGGCACGAGCAAACTGCTGACCGAATTCAAGGCCACCGGCAGACTGCCCGGCCTCAACGATGAGATCGGCAAGGGCTGGGGCGACAACGGCAACGTCATGTGCGGCCGCGCCAACCACCTGTGGGACCCGACCGGCGCGGTCCAGTCGAGCATCCCCTGCGGCGGCATCGACAACTGGGCGGCCGGCGGGGCGTTCGCCGAGGTCGCGCCGCTGCCGACCGGGATCGAGACGTTCGCCTCGTTCTATCTGTCGATCACGAAGAACCCGAACCGGGCCCAGTTCTCCTGGAACGCCGCGACGGGCAAGGTCGACCTGAACTGGCAGGCCTCGTGGAAGCAGCCGTCCATCGACATGGCCAAAACGATCTTCGACAAGATCAACGCGAAGGAGGGGACGATCTACCGGACCGACCTCTTCGGGGTGTACAAGATCTGGGGCGACCACCTCACCTACCACCCGCTCGGCGGTGCGGTGCTGGACCGCGCGACCGACAACTACGGTCGCCTGCACGGGTATTCGGGCCTGTACGTGATCGACGGCTCGCTGATCCCCGGCAACACCAGCGTCAACCCGTTCGTCACCATCACGGCACTCGCCGAACGGAACATCGAGAAGATCATCGCCGCCGATCTGTGA
- a CDS encoding SpoIIE family protein phosphatase: MTWYGAARGTPLSASGKAPARLKDGRAPDELSLVLAQAVVSGVESVGGEAGGVFLRSLTPGLLRLAVLAGLPGPLFRPWWRMHVNRPFPVAEVFRTGRAVHLADAEEAMRRFPQLMAGLPFPFGSLYVPVLSAGERVGVLTVMRPATPGRPVGTVERRRLRSVAERLGAALTELESSGTKPRWDEEPLPVQLPAGSSPPVRIGRFDWDLASGAVGADAELCGILGTEPAEFPGTIDALAAQLAPEDVYGLWALARQAAGSGGPVVRRMRLRGPDGRSHLLEVSGRRDDGAGAGTASHLTGFLVDLGIGPVVPEAADRLPRGIFSLDRFGRITYLNDLAEQFLGHARSELVGRVLWEVLPWSANPAYEDHYRAAMISDDPVHFLARRTPPPWLAVSLYPGHEGLTAVLTPTEEPSYTPGPVSSPRLGLGSPADRSAALYRPVALAIALTEAVTARQVSAVVTEELLPAFGGRQLAIYLLKEGRLYLEWETGFPKGFLDGFDGVGLDARIPGVETLTSGRPIFFESMQHLSAAYPGIPMDADVGARAFLPLIASGQHVGSCILGFDQPRGFSPEERTILTALAGLIAQALQRAQRYDSEAALARGLQDVLLPHRLPVVDHVDTAGRYLAGTQGMDVGGDWYDVIETGERLSLVIGDVQGHGVAAAATMGQLRSAVRAFALSGHDPQEVMSGTNRLLIDLDPGQIASCCYIVLDPATGIAQAVRAGHPQPVLRHPDGTAEVMDLSGGVVLGVDPDASYPVRELHLAPGAMLALYTDGMVEQSGTDIDVGIERLRRTIADFGPAPMADTADHVIGRARQAPDRPDDIALLLAARWYDIDGGTARSR; this comes from the coding sequence GTGACCTGGTACGGAGCTGCCCGGGGTACTCCGCTCAGCGCGAGCGGCAAAGCGCCCGCGCGGCTGAAGGACGGCCGTGCACCGGACGAACTGTCCCTGGTGCTCGCCCAGGCCGTCGTGAGCGGGGTGGAGTCCGTGGGCGGAGAGGCGGGCGGCGTCTTTCTGCGCTCCCTCACACCGGGACTGCTGCGGCTGGCGGTACTGGCCGGGCTGCCGGGACCGCTCTTCCGCCCCTGGTGGCGGATGCATGTGAACCGCCCGTTCCCCGTGGCCGAGGTCTTCCGCACGGGCCGCGCGGTGCACCTCGCCGACGCCGAGGAGGCCATGCGCCGCTTCCCGCAGCTGATGGCGGGCCTGCCGTTCCCGTTCGGCTCCTTGTACGTGCCGGTCCTCAGTGCCGGCGAGCGGGTCGGGGTCCTGACGGTGATGCGCCCGGCGACCCCCGGCAGGCCAGTGGGAACCGTCGAACGGCGCAGGCTGCGGAGCGTCGCCGAACGGCTCGGCGCCGCACTGACGGAGCTGGAGTCCAGCGGCACGAAACCGCGGTGGGACGAGGAACCGCTCCCCGTGCAACTGCCCGCCGGCAGCTCGCCGCCGGTACGGATCGGCCGCTTCGACTGGGACCTTGCCAGCGGCGCCGTCGGCGCCGACGCCGAGCTGTGCGGGATCCTCGGCACCGAACCCGCCGAGTTCCCGGGCACGATCGACGCACTGGCCGCGCAACTGGCGCCGGAGGACGTGTACGGCCTGTGGGCCCTGGCCCGTCAGGCGGCGGGGTCGGGCGGTCCCGTCGTACGCAGGATGCGGCTGCGCGGCCCCGACGGCCGCTCGCACTTGCTGGAGGTCTCGGGCCGCCGGGACGACGGGGCCGGCGCCGGTACGGCGAGTCACCTGACCGGCTTCCTGGTGGACCTCGGCATCGGCCCGGTCGTCCCCGAGGCGGCCGACCGGCTGCCGCGGGGGATCTTCTCGCTGGACCGCTTCGGCCGGATCACCTACCTCAACGACCTGGCCGAGCAGTTCCTCGGCCATGCCAGGTCCGAGCTGGTCGGGCGGGTGCTCTGGGAGGTACTCCCGTGGTCCGCGAACCCGGCGTACGAAGACCATTACCGGGCCGCGATGATCTCCGACGACCCGGTCCACTTCCTCGCCCGGCGTACCCCTCCCCCCTGGCTCGCGGTCTCCCTGTACCCGGGGCACGAAGGGCTGACGGCTGTGCTCACCCCCACCGAGGAGCCCTCCTACACTCCGGGGCCGGTCTCCTCACCGAGGCTGGGGCTCGGTTCCCCTGCCGACCGTTCCGCCGCGCTCTACCGGCCGGTCGCGCTGGCCATCGCGCTGACCGAGGCCGTCACGGCCCGCCAGGTGTCCGCCGTGGTCACCGAGGAACTGCTGCCCGCATTCGGCGGCAGACAGCTCGCGATCTACCTGCTCAAGGAGGGCCGCCTCTACCTGGAATGGGAGACCGGCTTCCCCAAGGGCTTCCTGGACGGGTTCGACGGCGTCGGCCTGGACGCCCGCATCCCCGGCGTGGAGACACTCACCTCCGGCCGCCCCATCTTCTTCGAGTCCATGCAGCATCTGAGCGCCGCCTACCCCGGCATCCCCATGGACGCCGACGTCGGCGCCCGCGCCTTCCTGCCGCTGATCGCCTCCGGACAGCACGTCGGCTCGTGCATCCTCGGCTTCGACCAGCCGCGCGGTTTCAGCCCCGAGGAGCGCACGATCCTGACCGCGCTGGCCGGCCTCATCGCCCAGGCACTGCAACGGGCCCAGCGGTACGACAGCGAGGCCGCCCTCGCCCGCGGACTCCAGGATGTCCTGCTGCCGCACCGGCTGCCCGTCGTCGACCACGTCGACACCGCCGGCCGCTACCTCGCGGGCACCCAGGGCATGGACGTCGGAGGCGACTGGTACGACGTCATCGAGACGGGCGAGAGGCTGTCCCTGGTCATCGGGGACGTCCAGGGACACGGCGTCGCGGCCGCCGCGACCATGGGCCAGCTGCGCAGCGCGGTAAGGGCCTTCGCACTCAGCGGACACGATCCGCAGGAGGTGATGAGCGGCACCAACCGGCTCCTCATCGACCTCGACCCCGGCCAGATCGCCAGCTGCTGCTACATCGTCCTGGACCCGGCCACCGGCATCGCGCAGGCTGTGCGGGCCGGACACCCGCAGCCCGTACTCCGTCACCCGGACGGCACTGCCGAGGTCATGGACCTGTCGGGCGGAGTCGTGCTGGGTGTCGACCCTGACGCGTCCTACCCCGTCAGGGAACTGCACCTCGCCCCGGGCGCGATGCTCGCCCTGTACACCGACGGCATGGTCGAGCAGTCGGGAACGGACATCGACGTCGGCATCGAGCGGCTGCGCCGCACGATCGCCGACTTCGGCCCGGCCCCGATGGCCGACACGGCGGACCATGTGATCGGGCGGGCCAGACAGGCCCCGGACCGGCCCGACGACATCGCCCTGCTGCTCGCCGCCCGCTGGTACGACATCGACGGCGGGACGGCCCGGAGCCGGTGA
- a CDS encoding antitoxin — protein MSMLDKIKDLIKGHPDQARQGVEKGGDAIDKKTHGKHSGQVDSAQQKLNDQLGDHRPPSDDR, from the coding sequence ATGAGCATGCTCGACAAGATCAAGGACCTGATCAAGGGGCACCCCGACCAGGCCCGCCAGGGAGTCGAGAAGGGCGGCGACGCCATCGACAAGAAGACGCACGGCAAGCACAGCGGTCAAGTCGATTCCGCCCAGCAGAAGCTCAATGACCAGCTCGGTGACCACCGGCCGCCCTCCGACGACCGATAG
- a CDS encoding geranylgeranyl reductase family protein produces MREAHADQSLPDEQPAGRSEEAQVIVVGAGPAGSSAAFHLARAGVDVLLLEKSGFPREKVCGDGLTPRAVHQLIRMGIDIDAPGWTRSRGMRWVTGDRQVQIDWPALGGYPDFGLTRSRHDFDDILARHAVAAGARLRTGVKVTEPVTDRAGRITGVSAVSGKAPPVVHRAPVVIAADGASARLALAMGLQRDTKRQIATAARRYYRSPERSREEFLELWADLRFPGSDRFLPGYGWIFPMGDGRVNVGLGAIPHRRHGKPDLRATLDQWLARTPPEWGLREDNAEGPVRSAALPLGLNRHPLYTRGLLLVGDSGGMISPWNGEGIGQALEAGEVAAQSAALGLAVPPGPRRERALHHYPVEMNRRWGRYYRLGNTAADLVFSRSGFQPILNRYVMGSPFLLNTLARLLSNLTDNPSRDVIDHVLNTAVRLVPAPNARRR; encoded by the coding sequence ATGCGGGAAGCGCACGCAGACCAGTCCCTGCCGGACGAACAGCCCGCCGGCCGGTCCGAGGAGGCCCAGGTGATCGTGGTGGGGGCGGGACCGGCCGGCTCGTCCGCCGCCTTCCACCTCGCCCGAGCGGGCGTGGACGTGCTGCTTCTGGAGAAGTCCGGCTTCCCCCGGGAGAAGGTGTGCGGGGACGGCCTCACGCCGCGTGCGGTGCACCAGCTCATCCGGATGGGCATCGACATCGACGCACCGGGCTGGACGCGGTCGCGCGGGATGCGCTGGGTGACCGGGGACCGGCAGGTGCAGATCGACTGGCCCGCGCTGGGCGGCTACCCGGACTTCGGTCTCACCCGCAGCCGTCACGACTTCGACGACATCCTGGCCCGCCATGCCGTTGCCGCCGGGGCCCGGCTGCGCACCGGCGTGAAGGTGACCGAGCCGGTGACCGACCGGGCCGGACGGATCACCGGCGTGAGCGCGGTGTCCGGGAAGGCGCCGCCGGTGGTGCACCGGGCGCCGGTCGTCATCGCCGCCGACGGCGCCTCCGCCCGGCTCGCCCTCGCGATGGGGCTGCAGCGGGACACGAAGCGCCAGATCGCCACGGCGGCCCGCCGCTACTACCGCAGCCCCGAGCGTTCCCGGGAGGAGTTCCTGGAGCTCTGGGCCGACCTCCGCTTCCCCGGGAGCGACCGCTTCCTGCCGGGGTACGGCTGGATCTTCCCGATGGGTGACGGGCGCGTCAACGTGGGACTCGGCGCGATCCCGCACCGCCGGCACGGCAAGCCCGATCTACGGGCCACGCTGGACCAGTGGCTGGCCCGTACACCTCCCGAGTGGGGGCTCCGTGAGGACAATGCCGAGGGGCCCGTCCGCAGCGCGGCGCTGCCACTGGGCCTCAACCGTCATCCGCTGTACACCCGGGGCCTCCTCCTGGTCGGCGACTCCGGGGGCATGATCAGTCCGTGGAACGGTGAGGGCATCGGTCAGGCGCTGGAGGCCGGGGAGGTCGCGGCGCAGAGTGCCGCGCTGGGCCTGGCCGTGCCCCCGGGCCCGCGGCGGGAACGGGCGCTGCACCACTACCCGGTCGAGATGAACCGGCGCTGGGGGCGCTACTACCGGCTCGGCAACACGGCCGCCGATCTCGTCTTCAGCCGGTCGGGGTTCCAGCCGATCCTGAACCGGTACGTGATGGGCTCGCCCTTCCTGCTCAACACGCTGGCCCGACTGCTCAGCAATCTGACGGACAACCCCTCGCGCGATGTGATCGACCATGTCCTCAACACCGCGGTGCGTCTCGTTCCCGCCCCGAACGCACGCCGGCGCTGA